A section of the Candidatus Binatia bacterium genome encodes:
- a CDS encoding methylmalonyl-CoA mutase has translation MCFARCSGNIGTRRISSAAVAFLLDAASFWANAMAQRRLRILIAKPGLDGHDRGAKIIARLLRDAGHEVIYTGLHQTPEMIVEAAIQEDVDAIGLSILSGAHMTLFPDVLALLRERGVGDIPVFGGGIIPPEDIVALKQMGVKEIFPPGTSAQEILDWIRAHIAPRG, from the coding sequence ATGTGTTTCGCGAGGTGTTCGGGGAATATCGGGACCCGGCGTATATCTAGCGCGGCCGTAGCCTTTTTGCTGGACGCTGCATCGTTCTGGGCGAACGCAATGGCTCAGCGACGGTTACGTATCTTGATTGCGAAACCCGGCCTGGATGGTCATGACCGCGGGGCGAAGATTATTGCACGTCTGCTGCGGGATGCGGGCCACGAAGTGATTTATACGGGTTTGCACCAAACCCCGGAAATGATTGTCGAAGCAGCGATTCAAGAAGACGTGGACGCTATTGGTTTGAGCATCCTTTCCGGTGCGCACATGACCTTGTTCCCGGATGTGCTCGCCCTATTGCGTGAGCGTGGGGTTGGGGACATTCCGGTGTTTGGGGGCGGCATTATCCCGCCGGAGGACATCGTCGCGTTGAAACAAATGGGCGTGAAGGAAATTTTCCCCCCTGGGACGTCCGCTCAGGAGATTTTGGATTGGATTCGTGCCCACATCGCACCTCGGGGATAA
- a CDS encoding putative luciferase-like oxidoreductase, with translation MSQHQLKFGVVLPLQNFADARAVAEQADRSGFYAIAAEDHFFMTGLMGHDRFTPRLECFTLLSALASVTQRVVLTQLVAANSFRHPGLTAKIVSSLHHISGGRVELGIGAGWFREEYEAFGFPYLPPRERVAQLAEAVTVIKRLWHEQEASFEGQYYRLQRAPHSPKPQPQPRVMLGGGGKPLLELAAQEADVVNIIPPFGGALGRLAMEKTVTFDLNAFHERVRFLHSACGRIGRDPSEIELSSMVYVVMGNSPFEARSFAEAMAAALGVTDLQAVYRSPNTLVGTEAEIVEEIRRRRDALGITYFFCNFAAPEMFQRFCKHVLPKLL, from the coding sequence ATGTCGCAGCACCAGCTCAAGTTCGGCGTCGTGCTGCCTTTGCAAAATTTCGCAGATGCACGAGCCGTAGCCGAACAAGCGGATCGTAGTGGATTTTACGCCATCGCCGCCGAGGACCATTTTTTCATGACCGGACTCATGGGGCACGATCGTTTCACTCCTCGGTTGGAGTGCTTCACCCTCTTGAGCGCACTGGCCTCGGTGACCCAGCGCGTCGTTTTGACCCAACTGGTCGCCGCAAATTCCTTTCGGCACCCAGGGTTGACCGCGAAGATTGTTAGCTCCTTACACCACATCAGTGGTGGTCGCGTAGAACTGGGCATTGGCGCGGGATGGTTTCGCGAGGAATACGAGGCCTTCGGTTTCCCGTACCTCCCCCCGCGGGAGCGGGTCGCGCAGTTGGCCGAGGCCGTTACCGTGATCAAGCGGCTCTGGCACGAGCAGGAAGCTTCATTCGAAGGACAGTACTACCGCCTGCAGCGTGCCCCGCACAGCCCGAAACCGCAGCCGCAGCCGCGGGTCATGCTCGGAGGAGGTGGCAAGCCCTTGTTGGAGCTTGCCGCGCAGGAGGCCGACGTGGTGAACATTATTCCTCCGTTTGGAGGAGCGTTGGGTCGCCTGGCCATGGAAAAGACGGTGACCTTCGATTTGAACGCTTTCCACGAGCGAGTTCGCTTCCTCCACAGTGCATGTGGGCGCATTGGCCGGGACCCGAGCGAGATCGAGCTTTCTTCCATGGTGTATGTAGTCATGGGAAACTCGCCTTTTGAGGCACGCAGCTTTGCAGAGGCGATGGCAGCGGCGTTAGGCGTGACGGATTTGCAAGCCGTGTATCGTTCGCCCAACACCTTGGTGGGAACCGAAGCGGAAATCGTCGAAGAAATCCGCAGACGCCGGGACGCTCTCGGCATCACGTATTTTTTCTGCAACTTTGCGGCTCCCGAAATGTTCCAGCGGTTCTGCAAACATGTGTTGCCGAAACTACTGTAG
- a CDS encoding methylmalonyl-CoA mutase produces the protein MTKSKEVWLKEHYPREKDRLPRFTSISDRPIEPLYTPEDLEGFSYERDLGFPGEYPFTRGVYPSMYRGKLWTMRQFAGYGTAEDTNERFRFLLSQGQTGLSTAFDMPTLMGYDADHPRARGEVGREGVAVSSISDMEALFAGIPLDRVTTSMTVNCTASILLAMYFAVAERRGISLSQLGGTIQNDMLKEFIAQKEWICPPEPSVRIIVDMIEFCTREAPRWHPISISGYHIREAGSTAAQELAFTLADGIGYVQAAVERGLDVDAFAPRLSFFFNVHNDFFEEIAKFRAARRMWAKIMRERFGAKKPQSWLLRTHAQTAGCSLTAQQPLNNIVRVAIQALAAVLGGTQSLHTNSMDETLALPSEQAVLVALRTQQIIAEETGVANFIDPLGGSYAVEALTNQIEAEAWEYIQRIDAMGGIVRAIELGFPQKEISEAAYRYQQQLERCEKVMVGVNKYQIREEPPIEVLRIPPEVERKQVERVRARKAARNGAAVVAALDRIRRAAREGTNLMPPIIEAVKQEVTVGEISDVFREVFGEYRDPAYI, from the coding sequence GTGACTAAGTCGAAGGAAGTGTGGCTCAAGGAACACTACCCGAGAGAGAAGGATCGTCTTCCGCGGTTCACGAGCATTTCGGACCGTCCGATCGAACCACTGTACACGCCGGAGGACTTGGAAGGGTTTTCCTACGAGAGAGATCTGGGTTTTCCCGGCGAGTATCCGTTCACACGCGGCGTGTACCCCAGCATGTACCGCGGGAAACTGTGGACGATGCGGCAGTTTGCGGGCTACGGGACTGCGGAGGATACCAACGAACGCTTTCGATTTCTGCTCTCTCAGGGTCAGACCGGGTTATCCACAGCTTTCGATATGCCCACGCTCATGGGTTACGATGCGGATCACCCTCGGGCGCGCGGCGAGGTGGGGCGCGAGGGGGTTGCGGTGTCGAGCATTTCGGACATGGAAGCGCTATTCGCCGGAATTCCACTCGATCGCGTCACCACCTCGATGACGGTGAACTGTACGGCCAGCATCCTGTTGGCCATGTACTTTGCGGTGGCGGAAAGGCGCGGAATCTCACTGTCGCAGTTGGGTGGTACCATCCAAAACGACATGCTGAAGGAGTTTATCGCGCAAAAGGAGTGGATTTGCCCACCCGAGCCCTCGGTGCGGATCATTGTGGACATGATCGAGTTTTGCACCCGCGAGGCGCCACGCTGGCATCCGATTTCGATCTCGGGCTACCACATTCGCGAGGCCGGCTCGACGGCGGCGCAGGAGCTGGCGTTCACATTGGCGGATGGAATCGGCTACGTGCAGGCAGCCGTGGAACGGGGCCTGGATGTGGATGCTTTCGCACCCCGGCTGTCGTTTTTCTTCAATGTGCACAATGATTTCTTCGAGGAGATCGCCAAGTTCCGCGCCGCTCGGCGCATGTGGGCCAAGATCATGCGCGAGCGCTTTGGGGCGAAAAAACCACAGTCCTGGCTGCTACGCACACACGCGCAAACAGCAGGCTGCAGCCTGACGGCGCAGCAGCCCCTCAACAACATAGTTCGGGTTGCCATTCAAGCGCTTGCGGCCGTTCTCGGCGGGACGCAGTCTCTGCACACCAACTCCATGGATGAAACCCTAGCGCTGCCGAGCGAACAAGCTGTGCTGGTAGCGCTGCGCACCCAGCAAATCATTGCGGAGGAAACCGGCGTGGCCAATTTCATTGATCCCCTAGGGGGCAGTTACGCGGTGGAGGCGCTGACTAATCAAATCGAAGCTGAGGCATGGGAGTACATCCAACGCATCGATGCCATGGGGGGCATCGTGCGAGCCATCGAGTTGGGTTTTCCCCAAAAGGAAATTTCCGAGGCGGCGTACCGTTACCAGCAGCAGTTGGAAAGATGCGAAAAGGTCATGGTGGGAGTCAACAAGTATCAAATCCGTGAAGAACCACCGATCGAAGTATTGCGGATCCCACCGGAAGTCGAGCGGAAGCAAGTGGAGCGGGTACGGGCGCGCAAGGCAGCGAGGAACGGTGCTGCCGTGGTTGCCGCTCTGGATCGCATTCGCCGGGCCGCACGCGAAGGTACGAACTTGATGCCGCCGATTATCGAGGCTGTGAAACAGGAGGTTACGGTGGGCGAAATCTCGGATGTGTTTCGCGAGGTGTTCGGGGAATATCGGGACCCGGCGTATATCTAG
- the glpX gene encoding fructose-1,6-bisphosphatase codes for MDRNLALEAVRVTEAAALAAARLMGRGDVAATDRAAAEAMRKAIRSIAIRGRVAVGEGEPGVADALYVGEVVGSGDGPEIDVALDALEGASICATGGYNALSIIAFAERDGFLRCPETHMEKIVVGPEGRDVVDLDRSPTENLKALAEAKGVYVADLTVAILDRPRHAQLIAEVRKAGARIKLLPDGDVAAGIATVRPEAGIDMLLGTGGATQGILTAAAIRCAGGGMQARLRPRNEEEVRRCHALGIDNLDRKYLAEDMATGSVMFAATGVTNGDLLRGVRFFRGGATTNSLVMRSRTHTVRFIEAIHRFDFKPEY; via the coding sequence ATGGATCGGAACCTGGCGCTGGAAGCGGTCCGTGTCACCGAAGCCGCAGCATTAGCCGCAGCTCGGCTGATGGGGCGAGGTGATGTTGCTGCAACCGATCGGGCCGCCGCCGAGGCAATGCGCAAAGCGATCCGCTCGATTGCGATTCGGGGGCGAGTTGCGGTGGGCGAAGGAGAGCCAGGGGTGGCGGATGCTTTGTACGTCGGAGAGGTTGTCGGAAGCGGTGACGGACCTGAAATTGATGTGGCCCTGGATGCTCTCGAGGGTGCTTCAATTTGCGCGACGGGCGGCTACAACGCGCTTTCGATCATTGCATTCGCGGAGCGGGACGGGTTCTTACGCTGCCCTGAAACCCACATGGAAAAGATCGTGGTGGGCCCCGAGGGGCGAGACGTTGTGGATCTCGATCGCTCTCCAACGGAAAATCTCAAGGCCCTGGCTGAAGCGAAAGGCGTGTATGTGGCGGATCTAACGGTGGCGATTCTCGACCGGCCGCGTCACGCGCAATTGATTGCCGAGGTTCGCAAAGCAGGGGCACGCATCAAATTGCTCCCGGACGGCGACGTTGCGGCCGGCATCGCAACCGTGCGCCCCGAGGCCGGCATTGACATGCTTTTGGGGACGGGGGGCGCGACCCAGGGGATCCTAACGGCTGCAGCCATCCGCTGCGCTGGTGGCGGCATGCAGGCAAGGCTGCGGCCACGAAACGAAGAAGAGGTACGCCGGTGCCACGCCCTCGGGATCGACAACCTGGACAGAAAGTATTTGGCAGAAGACATGGCCACCGGAAGTGTCATGTTTGCTGCCACAGGGGTGACCAACGGCGACCTGTTGCGGGGAGTACGGTTTTTCCGCGGGGGCGCCACGACCAATTCCTTGGTCATGCGATCCCGCACGCATACGGTGCGTTTTATCGAGGCAATTCACCGGTTCGATTTCAAGCCGGAGTATTGA
- a CDS encoding crotonase: MSSDTSQVRYEFADRVARIWIDRPRALNALNRAVLQQLAAVVEELERQRPRCVVFSGSGERAFVAGADIGEMVEMTPVEAQAFARLGQSLFQRIEEFPAPVIAAVRGYALGGGLELALACDLIVACEGAQFGQPEITLGIIPGFGGTQRLVRRVGPARARYLVFTGTRVPAEEALRMGLVDRVVPEAEFDAEVNALAQQFAHQPAFALQQAKAALRAAWTSDLAGGYEREADAFALTFSHPDRAEGMRAFLEKRPPKFA, translated from the coding sequence ATGAGCAGCGACACCTCTCAGGTACGGTACGAGTTTGCCGACCGGGTGGCCCGGATCTGGATCGACCGGCCCAGGGCGTTGAATGCCTTGAACAGGGCGGTGCTGCAGCAGCTTGCGGCGGTGGTGGAGGAACTCGAGCGACAACGACCGCGCTGCGTCGTTTTTAGCGGCAGCGGCGAGCGGGCGTTTGTGGCTGGCGCAGACATTGGAGAGATGGTCGAGATGACTCCTGTCGAAGCGCAGGCTTTCGCCCGTTTGGGGCAGTCGCTGTTCCAGCGCATCGAGGAGTTTCCAGCGCCCGTCATCGCGGCGGTGAGGGGTTACGCACTCGGGGGAGGGCTAGAACTTGCTCTCGCCTGCGACCTCATCGTCGCGTGCGAGGGCGCGCAATTCGGGCAACCGGAAATTACTTTGGGCATCATCCCCGGCTTTGGGGGAACCCAGAGGCTGGTGCGGCGGGTGGGACCGGCAAGAGCGCGCTACCTGGTCTTCACCGGGACACGTGTGCCGGCGGAAGAGGCGTTGCGGATGGGACTGGTGGATCGCGTGGTGCCGGAGGCCGAATTCGATGCCGAAGTAAATGCTTTGGCGCAGCAGTTTGCACACCAACCAGCCTTTGCTCTCCAGCAAGCCAAAGCTGCGCTGCGCGCAGCTTGGACGAGCGACCTGGCCGGTGGGTACGAGCGGGAAGCGGATGCCTTTGCGTTGACGTTCTCGCATCCGGATCGTGCCGAGGGAATGCGCGCGTTCTTGGAAAAGAGGCCGCCGAAGTTCGCCTAA